The Leptospira koniambonensis genome window below encodes:
- a CDS encoding zinc-binding dehydrogenase, whose translation MKAAVLESGKRNLVIKEVPIPHLGPEQAKVRIKACGICGSDLHLVLHGTLKCKHYPQIPGHEASGVVEEVGEKVTRIKKGDRVVIAAGTSCGVCSHCLAGRENLCKEIGVFGFDREGSFAEYNIVEERYLYPLPDSVPFEQGAILADAVSTPYNAIKFRGKIQDGDNVAVFGCGGLGIHGVVIARALTKGKVIALDVDRGALENATAYGADEVVNLRDIKNPGKTLKEICKGGVDLLADFSGRMTNIEESLRAMNPGGRMVLVGIGREPLKFSIPFSIIEKQITVAGSYGSDRRAIPELIDLYVQGKLNLSRSITDVRKLEDINESLQDLEDRKGNPIRFVISPS comes from the coding sequence ATGAAAGCCGCAGTATTAGAATCCGGAAAAAGAAATTTGGTCATCAAAGAGGTTCCAATTCCTCATCTTGGCCCAGAACAAGCTAAGGTAAGGATCAAAGCTTGTGGTATCTGTGGTTCTGATCTACATTTAGTATTACATGGAACCTTAAAGTGTAAACATTACCCTCAAATTCCTGGGCATGAAGCTTCCGGTGTAGTGGAAGAAGTGGGAGAAAAAGTCACTCGTATCAAAAAAGGAGATAGGGTAGTGATCGCTGCAGGAACAAGCTGCGGTGTATGTTCTCATTGTTTAGCAGGAAGAGAAAATCTTTGCAAAGAGATCGGAGTATTCGGTTTTGATAGAGAAGGTAGTTTTGCAGAATATAATATAGTAGAAGAACGTTATCTGTATCCTCTACCTGACTCAGTTCCTTTTGAACAAGGTGCAATCTTAGCAGATGCAGTTTCTACTCCTTATAACGCGATCAAGTTCAGAGGAAAGATCCAAGACGGAGATAATGTTGCAGTCTTTGGGTGTGGTGGCCTTGGAATTCACGGAGTAGTGATAGCTAGAGCTTTGACTAAGGGTAAAGTTATTGCTCTGGATGTGGACAGAGGCGCACTAGAAAATGCAACCGCTTATGGTGCAGACGAAGTAGTGAATTTAAGAGATATAAAAAATCCGGGTAAAACCTTAAAAGAAATTTGTAAGGGTGGAGTGGACCTTCTCGCAGACTTCTCAGGAAGAATGACAAATATAGAAGAGTCACTTCGTGCAATGAATCCTGGAGGAAGAATGGTGCTTGTAGGAATTGGAAGAGAACCCTTAAAGTTTTCCATTCCATTCTCCATCATTGAAAAACAGATCACAGTCGCAGGTTCTTATGGTTCGGATAGAAGAGCTATCCCTGAATTGATAGATCTTTATGTGCAAGGAAAATTAAATCTTAGCAGATCAATTACGGATGTGAGAAAATTAGAGGACATCAACGAAAGTCTGCAAGATCTGGAAGACAGAAAAGGAAATCCGATCCGATTCGTGATCTCTCCTTCATAA
- a CDS encoding DUF4345 domain-containing protein produces MQTNQSVSISTRIVQVCLFLAAAIAIFGGSLQMYLGEPTVSARLDNIHRFMAGIYLSMGLICFWAAYTIRVQRTLVYLIALGIFIAALGRILSISIVGLPEPAGLWIGYLTPEILLPIILAIAQSRRKEIQ; encoded by the coding sequence ATGCAAACAAATCAATCTGTATCCATTAGTACTCGTATAGTCCAAGTATGTTTGTTTTTAGCAGCCGCCATTGCAATTTTTGGCGGAAGTTTGCAGATGTATTTAGGTGAACCTACTGTCAGCGCAAGGTTGGACAATATACATAGATTCATGGCTGGGATCTATCTATCGATGGGATTGATTTGTTTTTGGGCGGCTTATACAATTCGTGTCCAAAGAACTCTGGTGTATCTGATTGCTTTAGGAATATTTATTGCCGCGCTCGGGAGAATACTTTCTATCTCTATAGTTGGTTTGCCGGAGCCTGCCGGGCTTTGGATTGGTTATTTAACTCCTGAGATATTACTTCCTATCATTCTTGCAATCGCTCAATCTAGAAGAAAAGAAATCCAATAA
- a CDS encoding MAPEG family protein, with product MESSWQVFAIVTVILFLKLLSTSIVQGLVRIKTKTFRWKEDAEFFTNSFPATDDHTVVATANGVFRNDLENIPIFLFLLIGYIHTYSWHEGTIIYSGIFILSRILHAIFYFLHKQPWRNIAYDLGILSMLLLSGHIIHSVFFA from the coding sequence ATGGAATCTTCTTGGCAGGTCTTTGCGATCGTTACAGTAATTCTGTTTTTAAAATTACTTTCCACTTCCATCGTTCAGGGTTTGGTCCGGATCAAAACCAAAACATTCCGCTGGAAAGAAGACGCAGAGTTTTTTACCAATTCATTTCCGGCCACAGACGATCATACGGTAGTCGCAACTGCAAACGGAGTATTCAGGAATGACTTAGAGAATATTCCAATTTTCTTATTCTTGTTAATAGGATATATCCATACTTATAGCTGGCATGAAGGGACCATCATCTATTCCGGAATATTTATATTATCCAGGATACTTCATGCAATTTTCTATTTTCTTCACAAACAACCTTGGAGAAATATCGCATACGATCTAGGAATTTTAAGTATGCTCCTTTTGTCCGGGCATATTATACATTCTGTATTTTTTGCCTGA
- the tmpT gene encoding thiopurine S-methyltransferase produces MEKDFWLSRWKENNIPFHESETNPLLLNYFAELSIPKDSRVFIPLCGKTLDIAWLLSKGYRVAGAELVEMAIQQLFQELGVEPKISKIGKLVLYSSNGIDIFVGDIFDLSKEVLGPVDAVYDRAALVALPQETRIRYSSHLTQITNEAPQLLITFEYDQSKMAGPPFSISTEEVNLHYKNTFTLKNLLSQEMAGGLKGHSAKENVWKLS; encoded by the coding sequence ATGGAAAAAGATTTTTGGCTAAGCAGATGGAAAGAAAATAATATTCCTTTCCACGAAAGTGAAACTAATCCGCTTTTACTCAATTATTTTGCGGAACTTTCTATACCAAAAGATAGCCGTGTGTTTATTCCACTTTGCGGCAAAACCTTAGACATAGCCTGGCTTCTTTCTAAAGGATATAGAGTCGCTGGTGCTGAGCTTGTAGAAATGGCAATCCAACAGTTGTTTCAAGAATTGGGAGTAGAGCCTAAAATTTCTAAAATAGGAAAACTGGTCCTATATAGCTCGAACGGTATAGATATCTTCGTAGGAGATATATTCGATTTATCTAAAGAGGTTTTGGGTCCTGTAGATGCAGTCTATGATAGAGCGGCATTAGTAGCACTTCCACAAGAAACCCGAATTCGATATTCTTCGCATTTAACTCAAATTACAAATGAAGCGCCTCAACTTCTGATTACATTTGAATATGATCAATCTAAAATGGCAGGTCCTCCCTTTTCTATTTCAACGGAAGAAGTAAACTTACATTATAAAAACACTTTTACTTTAAAAAATCTTTTAAGTCAGGAAATGGCAGGTGGATTAAAAGGACATTCTGCAAAAGAGAATGTTTGGAAATTATCTTAA
- a CDS encoding glutathione S-transferase family protein, whose protein sequence is MIELYTAGTPNGKKASIMLEELGIPYTVHPIDFSKLEQKEEWYLKINPNGRIPAIVDKDNGDFPVFESGAILIYLAEKYGKFLPKDPKERSIAIQWLMFQMGGVGPMQGQANHFVKFAPEKIPYAMNRYVDETKRLYSVLERRLKESEYLAGSELSIADIATWPWVKARSYIDLSLDDYPKLKAWEEKLGARPAFIKGSEVPKKS, encoded by the coding sequence TTGATCGAATTATATACCGCAGGGACGCCTAACGGAAAAAAAGCTTCCATCATGCTGGAAGAATTAGGAATTCCTTATACAGTACATCCAATCGATTTTAGCAAATTAGAGCAAAAAGAAGAATGGTATCTAAAAATCAATCCAAACGGTAGGATACCTGCCATCGTAGACAAAGACAACGGGGATTTTCCTGTTTTTGAATCTGGCGCAATTCTGATCTATCTTGCAGAAAAATACGGAAAATTTTTACCGAAGGATCCAAAAGAAAGATCTATCGCTATCCAGTGGCTCATGTTCCAAATGGGTGGCGTCGGCCCAATGCAAGGACAGGCAAACCATTTCGTTAAGTTTGCGCCTGAAAAAATTCCATACGCGATGAATCGTTATGTAGATGAAACAAAACGACTATATTCAGTTTTGGAAAGACGTCTGAAAGAATCAGAATATCTTGCAGGAAGTGAATTGAGTATCGCAGACATCGCGACCTGGCCTTGGGTAAAAGCAAGATCTTATATTGATCTTTCTCTGGATGATTATCCGAAACTCAAAGCCTGGGAAGAAAAATTAGGAGCAAGACCCGCTTTCATTAAAGGAAGCGAAGTCCCTAAAAAATCCTGA
- a CDS encoding ATP-binding protein has protein sequence MNSLVSSLEIRSSKDRNLGFLSIYIGSAFVLILFVLIYFTDETELLRIYDNIHWTSSIAIATITAWFGYKSAEGKTKRFRLWFFLGLLSYFLGQVVWDIQAISKFYSFPAPSDLFYPWLGPFFAIGFARFLKDRVPTNRMKVAIMDALGLAIAVLAVTLVLYLSKKEDRPWFQLLTLSAYPVFTISAACIGALMKPSLRLKADFSFLCLIIGLAGMGISWLQWNSLFLIAVPEDGTLTNAGFSASLLLLGYGTLTWVPSSSGEIERESGTESGLLRILPLLEVIVCSAAIVLSLTLPGLPEIIRLVIWFSAGVMVVIASLRQSLLVADLATAEFVIRNANKELEVTVAERTEELRSTNTYLITANDKLRSAMDELKKTQENLVRSEKMAVLGRLMAGIAHELNTPLGAIRSSTEGIRSILSEPWEKLLKDYSSFNREEREFWGILFKKGGTVTSDFDSKEERSKRKKSEVILKEFGIENSLVMADALTDLGISPDQVSELADKIPKGERGWMIVSNASALSSISRSSQLILDASIKASRVIQALKSYASGEGDWKPHSESVSSKEQIENIITLYYSKIKNKVIVDINIPESAKVLGDPERLYLIWTNLITNALHAMNYSGRIFVDAERKGEYWVISVQDTGSGVPIEIRDRIFDPFFTTKSPGEGTGLGLDICKNVAEEHGGSIRFVSSEGGTTFYVTLPASP, from the coding sequence ATGAATTCCTTGGTATCCTCACTAGAAATTCGTTCCTCAAAGGATAGAAATTTAGGCTTTCTATCCATATACATAGGATCTGCATTCGTTCTTATACTATTTGTTCTCATTTATTTCACGGATGAAACGGAATTATTACGGATTTACGATAATATACATTGGACTTCGTCTATCGCGATTGCTACGATCACTGCTTGGTTCGGTTATAAATCTGCAGAAGGGAAGACTAAAAGATTCAGGCTCTGGTTTTTTCTAGGACTTCTTTCTTATTTTCTGGGCCAGGTTGTTTGGGATATTCAGGCCATTTCCAAGTTTTATAGTTTTCCTGCACCAAGTGATCTATTCTATCCATGGTTAGGGCCATTCTTTGCTATTGGATTTGCTAGATTCTTAAAAGATAGGGTTCCAACTAATAGAATGAAGGTGGCCATTATGGATGCCTTAGGGCTTGCGATCGCAGTACTTGCAGTCACGCTAGTCTTATATCTTTCTAAAAAAGAAGATAGGCCTTGGTTCCAGTTATTAACCTTATCAGCTTATCCAGTGTTCACAATTTCTGCAGCGTGTATTGGCGCCTTGATGAAACCTTCCTTACGTTTAAAGGCAGATTTTTCTTTTTTATGTTTGATAATCGGACTCGCAGGAATGGGGATCAGTTGGCTGCAATGGAATTCTTTATTTTTGATTGCTGTTCCAGAAGACGGAACCTTGACTAACGCAGGATTTTCCGCCAGTCTTCTTCTATTAGGATACGGGACATTAACCTGGGTTCCTAGTTCTTCTGGAGAGATAGAAAGAGAATCGGGAACAGAAAGCGGGCTCCTAAGAATTCTTCCTTTATTGGAAGTGATCGTTTGTTCTGCGGCAATCGTTCTTTCCTTAACTCTACCTGGTTTACCTGAGATCATTCGATTGGTGATTTGGTTTTCTGCCGGGGTAATGGTGGTGATTGCAAGTCTTAGGCAAAGTTTGCTCGTAGCAGATCTGGCTACCGCAGAGTTTGTGATCCGAAATGCAAATAAAGAATTAGAGGTCACAGTCGCAGAGAGAACGGAAGAATTAAGATCTACCAATACATATTTGATAACTGCAAACGACAAACTCAGATCTGCAATGGATGAACTCAAAAAAACCCAAGAAAATTTGGTTCGATCCGAAAAAATGGCGGTATTAGGAAGATTGATGGCAGGAATTGCTCACGAATTAAACACTCCGTTAGGCGCAATTCGCTCTTCTACCGAAGGGATACGTTCTATACTAAGCGAACCTTGGGAGAAACTTTTAAAAGATTATTCCAGTTTTAATAGAGAAGAACGAGAATTTTGGGGGATCTTATTCAAGAAAGGAGGAACAGTTACTTCTGACTTCGATTCCAAGGAAGAAAGATCTAAAAGAAAAAAATCAGAAGTAATACTAAAAGAATTCGGTATAGAAAATTCTCTAGTAATGGCGGATGCTTTGACAGATCTCGGAATTTCCCCTGATCAAGTTTCTGAATTAGCAGACAAGATCCCAAAAGGAGAAAGAGGATGGATGATCGTAAGTAATGCATCTGCTCTTTCAAGCATTTCCAGATCCAGCCAGCTAATTTTGGACGCTTCTATCAAAGCCTCTAGAGTGATCCAGGCATTAAAAAGTTATGCATCCGGAGAAGGGGATTGGAAACCTCACTCAGAATCTGTTTCTTCTAAAGAGCAGATAGAGAATATTATCACATTATATTATTCTAAAATAAAAAATAAGGTGATTGTAGATATCAATATCCCTGAATCCGCAAAGGTATTGGGGGATCCAGAAAGATTATACTTGATCTGGACTAATTTGATAACAAACGCATTACATGCGATGAATTATTCTGGAAGGATCTTTGTGGATGCAGAAAGAAAAGGTGAATACTGGGTGATCTCTGTTCAAGACACAGGCAGTGGAGTTCCTATAGAGATCAGGGATAGGATTTTTGATCCATTCTTCACAACCAAGTCTCCTGGAGAAGGGACAGGGTTAGGTCTAGATATTTGCAAAAATGTGGCAGAAGAACATGGAGGCTCCATCAGATTTGTCAGTTCAGAAGGAGGTACAACATTCTACGTTACCCTCCCTGCCTCGCCCTAA
- a CDS encoding O-acetyl-ADP-ribose deacetylase, whose protein sequence is MGMEIFVWKGDITSIQTDAVVNAANSSLSGGGGVDGAIHRVGGPKIMEECRILKIKKYPNGLPTGQCVLTSGGQLSAKYVIHAVGPVWKGGDYQEASLLETCYKNILQLSSDRAFESISVPSISTGIYAYPKELAAPIAIRTILDHKEQFPRKLIFVCFDQETKDLYEKILNQSGINFKEGTPSF, encoded by the coding sequence ATGGGGATGGAAATTTTTGTTTGGAAAGGTGATATCACGTCCATCCAAACGGATGCGGTGGTAAATGCTGCTAATTCTTCCCTATCGGGAGGAGGTGGAGTGGATGGTGCCATTCACAGAGTGGGTGGGCCAAAGATCATGGAAGAATGTAGGATATTAAAGATCAAAAAATATCCGAATGGTCTTCCTACGGGACAATGTGTTCTTACCTCTGGTGGACAACTTTCTGCCAAATATGTGATCCATGCTGTGGGTCCAGTTTGGAAGGGGGGAGATTATCAGGAAGCGTCTCTATTAGAAACCTGTTATAAAAATATTCTACAATTATCTTCGGATCGTGCATTTGAATCGATTTCAGTTCCGAGTATCAGTACAGGGATTTATGCTTATCCAAAAGAATTGGCTGCTCCAATTGCAATCCGAACGATCTTGGATCATAAGGAGCAATTTCCCAGAAAGTTGATCTTTGTTTGTTTTGATCAAGAAACAAAGGATTTATATGAGAAAATTCTAAACCAATCTGGTATTAATTTTAAAGAAGGAACTCCTTCCTTCTAA
- a CDS encoding PaaI family thioesterase yields the protein MTAEDIYKHIKASQNGQDWHHKNCFGCGPENKRGLHASFPFHEPSGEVRFAWTIEKDFEGAPGYAHGGALATLLDEAQGVLCFHLGHFVMTDQLYMRYYKACPLGEELEVRCWVTMVRRRRLYTKGTVHLKKTGELLLSSKARWYDMPDRVFSRMFQGTAFPVDIILKVLEENQKRGKEIRKRLKKEKLKSE from the coding sequence ATGACTGCGGAAGACATTTATAAACATATCAAGGCCAGCCAAAATGGACAAGACTGGCATCATAAGAATTGTTTCGGTTGTGGACCGGAAAATAAAAGAGGTTTGCATGCAAGCTTTCCTTTTCATGAACCAAGCGGAGAAGTTCGATTTGCTTGGACTATAGAAAAAGATTTTGAAGGAGCACCGGGTTATGCTCATGGAGGAGCTCTTGCTACTCTATTAGATGAGGCCCAAGGTGTTTTATGTTTTCATTTAGGTCATTTTGTGATGACCGACCAGTTGTATATGCGTTATTATAAGGCATGTCCTTTGGGAGAAGAGTTAGAAGTCCGATGTTGGGTCACAATGGTAAGACGCAGAAGGCTTTATACAAAAGGAACTGTACATCTTAAAAAAACAGGAGAACTTCTACTTTCTTCAAAGGCTCGCTGGTATGATATGCCTGATCGAGTTTTTTCAAGAATGTTCCAAGGCACCGCATTTCCTGTGGATATCATTCTGAAAGTTCTGGAAGAGAACCAAAAACGAGGAAAAGAAATCAGGAAACGACTCAAAAAAGAGAAACTGAAGTCTGAGTAA
- a CDS encoding methyl-accepting chemotaxis protein, producing the protein MKWYLRLSLKSKLAILFSSVLIPFLIILALSLINSASRINDIETIRNDRLIPLKQLKTISDHYAISIVDCVHKTRSGAFTYEEGIENLDKAMKDIKSEWNAYLQTHLVEEETVLIDKLKPLFADADKSVEEARALMVAKDKEGLGNFADHRMYSMIDPVAGNIEKLISVQLIISERIYQRAETEYALSLTIFLSLSALTLVYILYASIKFSIRLVKGLNRVRISIRDADFSNPVEVDEDILNLDELYLLSLVFRNFQTKVKEMLSSILTFSESILVAAEQLSKSSEYLSENAQSESASVEEISASVEEISAGMEQVTTNAEGQYKLILSFSGEMKELDSLITKVGDSVSDSLGKISDMYSKTEAGKKTMGSLSESMIKIESSSGEMRSITAIIQEISEKVNLLALNAAIEAARAGEHGKGFAVVATEITRLAEQTDQSTKTIESLIRTSNQEIESGKNFVDSCVKVYAEILEGLSFIKLSSDNIVSTMKVQQEKKATIITAVNDVDSKSEEIRTSVREQKVAISETANAVSNISVTVQNSAANSEEIAGSATGLLNIAKSLRDTMSFLKA; encoded by the coding sequence ATGAAATGGTATTTGCGACTAAGCTTAAAATCTAAACTTGCGATCTTGTTCTCTTCTGTATTAATCCCTTTTTTAATTATCCTGGCTCTTTCTCTCATCAATTCCGCTTCTAGGATCAACGATATAGAAACAATCCGGAACGACAGATTAATTCCTTTAAAACAATTAAAAACAATCTCAGACCATTATGCAATCTCCATCGTCGATTGTGTTCACAAAACAAGAAGTGGCGCGTTCACCTACGAAGAAGGTATCGAAAATCTAGACAAGGCTATGAAAGACATCAAGTCGGAATGGAATGCTTATCTCCAAACCCATTTGGTAGAAGAAGAAACTGTGCTGATCGATAAGTTAAAACCTCTTTTTGCAGACGCGGATAAAAGTGTAGAAGAAGCAAGAGCACTTATGGTTGCAAAAGACAAAGAAGGTCTGGGAAATTTTGCAGATCATAGGATGTATTCTATGATAGATCCAGTTGCTGGGAATATAGAAAAGCTGATCTCAGTTCAGCTGATTATCTCGGAAAGGATTTACCAAAGAGCAGAAACAGAATACGCATTGAGTCTTACAATTTTTCTTTCACTTTCTGCACTTACACTCGTATATATTTTGTATGCTTCTATCAAGTTTTCGATCCGACTCGTAAAGGGATTAAATCGAGTTAGAATATCGATCCGAGATGCAGATTTTAGTAATCCGGTAGAAGTAGACGAAGATATTCTGAATCTAGACGAACTTTATCTCTTATCCTTAGTGTTCCGGAATTTTCAGACAAAAGTAAAAGAGATGCTCTCTTCTATCCTTACCTTCTCTGAATCCATCTTGGTGGCTGCAGAACAACTTTCTAAATCAAGTGAGTATCTTTCAGAAAATGCCCAAAGTGAATCCGCCTCCGTGGAAGAAATTTCTGCCTCGGTTGAAGAGATTAGTGCAGGTATGGAACAAGTCACTACGAATGCAGAAGGTCAGTATAAGTTGATCCTTTCTTTCTCGGGTGAAATGAAAGAGCTGGATAGTTTGATCACTAAGGTAGGAGATTCAGTTTCTGATTCTTTAGGAAAAATTTCGGATATGTATTCTAAAACGGAAGCAGGTAAAAAAACGATGGGAAGCCTTTCCGAAAGTATGATAAAAATTGAATCCAGTTCCGGAGAAATGAGATCTATCACAGCGATCATCCAGGAAATTTCTGAAAAAGTAAACCTTCTTGCATTAAACGCAGCTATTGAAGCAGCGAGAGCTGGAGAACATGGAAAAGGATTCGCAGTAGTTGCCACAGAGATAACTAGACTCGCAGAACAAACGGATCAAAGTACCAAAACAATCGAAAGTTTGATCCGCACAAGTAATCAGGAAATTGAATCTGGCAAAAACTTCGTGGATAGTTGTGTGAAAGTATATGCGGAAATTTTGGAAGGGCTTTCCTTCATTAAACTTTCTTCAGACAATATAGTTTCCACTATGAAAGTCCAACAAGAGAAGAAGGCAACAATCATCACCGCAGTCAACGATGTAGATTCGAAATCGGAAGAGATCAGAACTTCTGTTAGAGAACAAAAAGTAGCAATTTCAGAAACTGCAAATGCGGTTTCAAATATTTCTGTCACTGTCCAGAACAGCGCTGCAAACTCGGAAGAGATCGCAGGAAGTGCAACTGGGCTATTGAATATTGCAAAAAGTTTAAGAGATACTATGAGTTTCTTAAAAGCTTAA
- a CDS encoding sensor histidine kinase produces MNGPKSDNVYRDLFEQSPIGLMIFDRQGKIIEVNDSSLRFLRAGKDKIIGLSYSNLKDTRVSTLIGKGLQGEASDYEGPYNTTVSGLLLQVRIRVNPLFDDSGIFGVTLIFEDLTERKKTEEKLAVTLSDIRVAQEALEEHEVKFKTLFESAGEAIFLMDDKIFLECNPKTEEMFGCRRGDIIGASPVDFSPEMQPDGAPSSQKAFQKIQAAFAGKPQTFDWLHCRKDRTNFDAEVTLTSVTLNGKSLLQAIVRDISERKRAEEEIRQLNEDLEQKVVLRTEQLKATNTYLENINRDLLLALEELKSTQAQLVQSEKMAVLGQLIAGIAHEVNTPLGAIISSNEGIQSVFRQDWEKLLCEFADLDTQERESWKKIFTKGSIFPDFYDSSEERKNRKIIRETLQNLGFPSSEFLSENLAELGIRVEDIPDLVQGIHKEKFPTLVANAYNLSGILRYSNVVREAASKAARVIRALKTYVYQDHAGISLIDIREQMDLVLTIYYNKVKQGVEIRRNFADNSLVKGQADQLTQVWANLINNAFQAISYQGRLDLESYINGDYLIVSVTDDGPGIPKEIQDRIFEPFFTTKEKGEGSGLGLDICRKIVERHQGKIDFDSVPGKTTFRVHLPLAEKF; encoded by the coding sequence ATGAACGGACCTAAGAGTGACAACGTATATCGCGATCTATTCGAACAATCTCCTATCGGACTTATGATCTTTGATAGGCAGGGCAAAATTATAGAAGTTAATGATTCTTCTCTACGTTTCCTAAGAGCAGGGAAAGATAAGATCATCGGGCTTTCTTATTCTAACCTAAAAGATACAAGAGTTTCCACATTAATTGGCAAGGGCCTCCAAGGAGAGGCTTCCGATTACGAAGGACCTTATAATACTACAGTCAGTGGATTGTTATTACAGGTCCGTATTAGAGTAAATCCGCTCTTTGATGATTCGGGAATTTTCGGTGTTACTTTAATTTTCGAAGATCTAACAGAAAGAAAGAAGACGGAAGAAAAATTAGCAGTAACACTTTCAGACATTCGTGTCGCTCAAGAAGCATTAGAAGAGCACGAGGTTAAATTTAAGACATTATTCGAATCAGCGGGAGAGGCAATCTTTCTCATGGACGATAAGATCTTCTTAGAATGTAATCCTAAAACAGAAGAGATGTTTGGATGCAGAAGAGGAGATATAATAGGAGCTTCTCCTGTAGATTTTTCTCCAGAGATGCAGCCAGATGGTGCTCCTTCTTCTCAAAAGGCATTTCAAAAAATACAAGCCGCTTTTGCAGGCAAACCTCAGACTTTCGATTGGTTACATTGCAGAAAGGATAGGACTAATTTTGATGCAGAGGTTACATTAACTTCTGTAACTCTGAATGGAAAATCTCTATTGCAAGCAATCGTAAGAGATATTTCGGAAAGGAAAAGAGCGGAAGAAGAGATCCGACAATTAAATGAGGATTTGGAACAAAAGGTTGTTCTTAGGACAGAACAGTTAAAGGCAACAAATACTTATTTAGAAAATATAAATAGAGATCTTCTTTTAGCATTAGAAGAGTTGAAATCTACTCAGGCACAACTAGTTCAATCTGAAAAGATGGCAGTGCTCGGGCAATTGATCGCTGGTATTGCTCATGAAGTGAATACTCCTTTAGGCGCGATTATTTCTTCTAACGAAGGAATACAAAGTGTATTCCGTCAAGATTGGGAAAAATTACTCTGCGAATTTGCAGACTTGGATACTCAAGAAAGGGAATCCTGGAAGAAAATTTTCACCAAAGGAAGTATTTTTCCGGACTTCTATGATTCTTCTGAAGAAAGAAAAAATAGAAAGATCATCCGAGAAACATTACAAAATCTTGGATTTCCATCATCCGAATTCTTATCTGAAAACCTTGCGGAATTAGGGATACGAGTAGAAGATATTCCGGATTTAGTCCAAGGAATTCATAAAGAAAAATTTCCTACTTTAGTTGCAAATGCTTATAATCTTTCTGGAATTTTAAGATATAGTAATGTGGTCAGAGAAGCAGCTTCTAAGGCAGCCAGAGTAATAAGAGCTTTAAAAACCTACGTATACCAAGACCATGCAGGTATAAGTCTGATCGATATCCGAGAACAGATGGATCTGGTCTTAACGATATATTATAATAAGGTAAAGCAAGGCGTTGAGATCCGTAGGAATTTTGCAGATAATTCGCTTGTGAAAGGACAAGCAGATCAGCTGACTCAGGTTTGGGCCAATTTAATCAATAATGCATTTCAGGCGATTTCTTACCAGGGAAGATTAGATTTGGAATCTTATATCAACGGTGATTATCTGATCGTATCTGTAACTGACGATGGTCCTGGAATTCCAAAAGAGATCCAAGATAGGATTTTCGAACCATTTTTCACCACAAAAGAAAAAGGAGAAGGAAGTGGTTTAGGTTTGGACATTTGTAGAAAGATTGTAGAAAGACACCAAGGAAAAATAGATTTCGATTCTGTTCCTGGAAAGACTACATTCAGGGTTCATCTACCTTTAGCGGAAAAATTTTAA